Proteins encoded by one window of Streptomyces sp. NBC_01477:
- a CDS encoding anthrone oxygenase family protein: MNGDLRSLVLLAATLTTGLMAGLYFAFSVAVMPGLAKAGDRTLIETMQRVNVAILNGWFTLAFGGALVLGVLAAVMHRGGEGRSALPWIIAGVVLYTASLVITMGFSVPLNDRLADAGAPGRLHDPAAVRAQFESTWVHWNIARTLVTAGALGCLAWAMRVAGSTGRA; this comes from the coding sequence ATGAACGGCGACCTGCGCAGCCTGGTGCTGCTTGCCGCCACCCTCACCACCGGCCTGATGGCCGGCCTCTACTTCGCCTTCTCCGTCGCCGTCATGCCCGGTCTCGCGAAGGCCGGCGACCGCACCCTCATCGAGACGATGCAGCGCGTGAACGTGGCAATACTCAACGGCTGGTTCACCCTCGCCTTCGGCGGCGCCCTGGTGCTCGGTGTGCTCGCGGCGGTGATGCACCGCGGCGGGGAGGGACGGTCCGCGCTGCCGTGGATCATTGCGGGCGTGGTGCTCTACACGGCCTCGCTGGTGATCACCATGGGCTTCAGCGTGCCGCTCAACGACCGGCTGGCGGACGCGGGCGCGCCGGGGCGCCTGCACGATCCGGCGGCGGTGCGGGCGCAGTTCGAGTCCACATGGGTGCACTGGAACATCGCGCGGACCCTGGTCACCGCCGGCGCGCTCGGCTGCCTGGCGTGGGCGATGCGGGTGGCGGGCAGCACGGGCCGCGCGTGA
- a CDS encoding crotonase/enoyl-CoA hydratase family protein, translated as MPEQPEPYGPAVRTEREGAVTTVVLSRPAARNAVDGPTARALADAFRAFDADDGAAVAVLWGEGGTFCAGADLKAIGTARGNSVTDVPGGPIAAGAAHGDGAAPHGDGVAHGDGPMGPTRMRLGKPVIAAVSGHAVAGGLELALWCDLRVAEESAVFGVFCRRWGVPLIDGGTVRLPRLIGAGRAMDLVLTGRPVDAAEALAIGLADRVVPTGAARAAAERLAAEIAAFPQTCLRHDRLALLEQQGLPEDAALAVELTHGRVSLAEAAQGAARFAAGEGRHGAFGG; from the coding sequence ATGCCGGAACAGCCGGAACCGTACGGACCCGCCGTACGGACCGAGCGCGAGGGGGCGGTGACCACCGTCGTGCTGTCCCGCCCCGCGGCCCGCAACGCCGTGGACGGCCCCACCGCACGGGCACTCGCCGACGCCTTCCGCGCCTTCGACGCCGACGACGGAGCGGCCGTCGCGGTGCTCTGGGGCGAGGGCGGCACCTTCTGCGCGGGCGCCGACCTCAAGGCGATCGGCACTGCCCGCGGCAATAGCGTCACCGACGTCCCCGGCGGCCCCATCGCCGCAGGCGCGGCCCATGGCGACGGCGCGGCACCGCATGGTGACGGCGTCGCACATGGCGACGGTCCCATGGGGCCCACCAGGATGCGGCTCGGCAAACCGGTCATCGCGGCCGTGTCGGGACACGCGGTCGCGGGCGGCCTTGAGCTGGCGCTGTGGTGCGACCTGCGTGTCGCGGAGGAGTCCGCCGTCTTCGGCGTCTTCTGCCGTCGCTGGGGCGTCCCGCTGATCGACGGCGGCACCGTACGGCTGCCCCGGCTCATCGGCGCCGGCCGCGCCATGGACCTCGTCCTCACCGGCCGGCCGGTGGACGCGGCCGAGGCACTGGCCATCGGCCTCGCCGACCGCGTCGTCCCCACCGGCGCCGCCCGCGCCGCGGCCGAGCGACTCGCGGCCGAGATCGCCGCCTTCCCGCAGACCTGCCTGCGCCACGACCGGCTCGCCCTGCTGGAGCAGCAGGGACTGCCGGAAGACGCCGCCCTTGCCGTGGAATTGACCCACGGCCGCGTCTCCCTGGCCGAGGCGGCACAAGGCGCGGCCCGCTTCGCCGCGGGCGAGGGACGGCACGGCGCCTTCGGCGGCTGA
- a CDS encoding helix-turn-helix domain-containing protein, with protein MAHDEKSPGGPPLAVIAASLQRERRRVGLSLAEVARRAGIAKSTLSQLESGTGNPSVETLWALSVTLDVPFAQLVEPPRPRVQIIRAGEGPAFAAERADYVATLLASSPPHTRRDIYLVSAQPGTARESDPHMPGVVEHVVLSTGRALVGIAEDPVELAPGDYVSYPGDIAHVFRALEPDTLAVLVQEHR; from the coding sequence GTGGCACACGACGAGAAATCTCCTGGCGGCCCCCCGCTCGCCGTCATCGCGGCCTCGCTCCAGCGTGAACGCCGCCGCGTCGGCCTCTCGCTCGCCGAGGTGGCCCGCCGCGCCGGCATCGCCAAGTCGACGCTGTCCCAGCTGGAATCGGGCACCGGCAACCCGAGCGTGGAGACGCTGTGGGCGCTCAGTGTCACTCTCGACGTGCCCTTCGCCCAGCTCGTGGAGCCGCCGCGCCCCCGGGTGCAGATCATCAGGGCGGGCGAGGGCCCCGCCTTCGCCGCCGAACGCGCCGACTACGTGGCCACCTTGCTCGCCTCGTCCCCGCCCCACACCCGGCGCGACATCTACCTGGTGTCCGCGCAGCCCGGCACCGCCCGCGAGTCCGACCCGCACATGCCGGGAGTCGTCGAGCACGTGGTGCTCAGCACCGGCCGCGCCCTGGTCGGCATCGCGGAGGACCCGGTCGAACTCGCCCCCGGCGACTACGTCTCCTACCCGGGCGACATCGCCCACGTCTTCCGGGCCCTCGAACCGGACACCCTCGCCGTGCTCGTACAGGAACACCGCTGA
- a CDS encoding AzlC family ABC transporter permease, which yields MCAADAVVGVSFGAIAVGLGLPAWLPMLLSLVVFAGASQFLFIGLLGAGGNPVAAAAAALLVNARHVPFGFALGDVFGAGRLRRIVGSHLMVDETVAFALAQDEPARRRTAYWLCGTGLFVSWNAGVVLGTFGGQAVGDTDALGLDAAFPAVLIALLLPSLGTAPTRRAALAGVLIALAAAPFLPAGLPVLLALAGVAAAGTRLDGRRAAAKGPR from the coding sequence GTGTGCGCCGCCGACGCAGTGGTCGGGGTGTCCTTCGGTGCGATCGCGGTCGGACTCGGCCTGCCGGCCTGGCTGCCGATGCTGCTGTCCCTGGTCGTCTTCGCGGGCGCGTCGCAGTTCCTTTTCATCGGCCTGCTGGGCGCGGGCGGCAATCCGGTCGCCGCGGCGGCCGCGGCGCTGCTGGTGAACGCCCGTCATGTGCCGTTCGGCTTCGCCCTGGGCGACGTCTTCGGCGCGGGCCGGCTGCGGCGGATCGTCGGCAGCCACCTGATGGTGGACGAGACGGTGGCCTTCGCGCTGGCGCAGGACGAACCGGCCCGGCGGCGTACGGCGTACTGGTTGTGCGGCACGGGGCTGTTCGTCAGCTGGAACGCCGGTGTGGTGCTGGGCACTTTCGGCGGGCAGGCGGTGGGCGACACCGACGCGCTGGGGCTCGACGCCGCCTTCCCCGCAGTGCTGATCGCCCTGCTGCTGCCGTCGCTGGGGACGGCGCCGACCCGCAGGGCGGCCCTCGCCGGGGTGCTGATCGCGCTGGCCGCGGCGCCCTTCCTGCCTGCGGGCCTGCCCGTGCTGCTCGCGCTGGCCGGGGTCGCCGCGGCCGGTACGCGGCTCGACGGGCGCCGGGCCGCCGCCAAGGGGCCGCGATGA
- a CDS encoding AzlD domain-containing protein: protein MSTQAGLVAATAVLGAGTFAFRFAGPVLRSRVTLPPRAERLVGVAVVVLLAALVATSALTDAHAFAGPARPAGVAVGALCAWRGAPFLAVVLAAAATTAVLRLLGVS from the coding sequence ATGAGCACGCAGGCAGGTCTGGTGGCCGCCACCGCGGTCCTGGGCGCGGGCACCTTCGCCTTCCGCTTCGCCGGTCCCGTACTGCGCTCCCGGGTGACGCTGCCGCCCCGCGCCGAACGGCTGGTGGGCGTCGCGGTGGTGGTGCTGCTCGCCGCGCTGGTCGCCACGTCCGCGCTCACCGACGCGCACGCCTTCGCCGGGCCCGCCCGGCCCGCGGGGGTGGCGGTGGGTGCGCTGTGCGCGTGGCGCGGGGCGCCCTTCCTCGCGGTGGTCCTCGCAGCCGCCGCGACCACCGCCGTGCTGCGGCTGCTCGGCGTGTCGTGA
- a CDS encoding phosphatidylinositol-specific phospholipase C domain-containing protein has protein sequence MTGPLTRRLPLRPRATARTALLGALAACLAFTVAGPGGGNASAADTDALPLSGTTTSGLHNTYDPAAFTYLAQALDSGTSMIELDVWDDFLTQEWKVSHSNPTGNSNNCVNASSAAQLYTGGANKDLESCLDDVRVWLGAHPGHGPLIIKLEMKAGFQATFGMSAAKLDQSISAHLGSLVFKPNDLLNKPGGGQYATLDDAANAGNWPSRAQLAGKVLLEVIPGTVEEANPTDTLWTDKEYAGYLRDLHTQGKTAQANIFPSVHTAQAGDPRTRYSDSSLRPWFVAFDGDAATYLNGSIDTSWYDTHHYLLFMTDSQNVAPALDDVNPAPADAQARVAQLAKAHATVASNDWKGLNQVQATVLTRG, from the coding sequence GTGACCGGTCCGCTGACCCGCCGCCTTCCGCTTCGCCCGCGCGCCACCGCGCGCACCGCACTGCTCGGCGCGCTCGCCGCCTGCCTCGCCTTCACCGTCGCGGGCCCCGGCGGCGGCAACGCTTCGGCCGCCGACACCGATGCGCTGCCGCTGTCCGGCACCACGACGTCCGGGCTGCACAACACCTACGATCCCGCCGCGTTCACGTATCTCGCTCAGGCGCTCGACTCGGGCACCTCGATGATCGAACTCGACGTGTGGGACGACTTCCTCACCCAGGAATGGAAGGTCAGCCACTCCAACCCGACCGGGAACAGCAACAACTGCGTCAACGCGTCCTCCGCCGCCCAGCTCTACACCGGCGGGGCCAACAAGGACCTGGAGAGCTGCCTGGACGACGTACGGGTGTGGCTCGGGGCGCATCCCGGGCACGGGCCGCTGATCATCAAGCTGGAGATGAAGGCGGGCTTCCAGGCCACCTTCGGGATGAGCGCCGCCAAGCTCGACCAGTCGATCAGCGCCCACCTGGGCAGTCTGGTGTTCAAGCCGAACGACCTGCTGAACAAGCCGGGCGGCGGGCAGTACGCCACCCTGGACGACGCCGCGAACGCCGGCAACTGGCCGAGCCGCGCCCAGCTCGCGGGCAAGGTGCTGCTCGAAGTCATCCCCGGCACGGTCGAGGAGGCCAACCCCACCGACACGCTGTGGACCGACAAGGAATACGCGGGCTACCTGCGGGACCTGCACACCCAGGGCAAGACCGCGCAGGCGAACATCTTCCCCTCGGTCCACACCGCCCAGGCGGGCGACCCCAGGACGCGGTATTCGGACAGCTCACTGCGGCCGTGGTTCGTGGCCTTCGACGGTGACGCCGCCACCTATCTCAACGGCAGCATCGACACGAGCTGGTACGACACGCACCACTACCTGCTCTTCATGACCGACTCGCAGAATGTGGCGCCCGCGCTGGACGACGTGAATCCCGCGCCGGCCGACGCACAGGCCAGGGTCGCGCAATTGGCCAAGGCGCACGCCACGGTGGCCTCCAACGACTGGAAGGGCCTGAACCAGGTCCAGGCGACGGTCCTGACGCGCGGCTGA
- the eccCb gene encoding type VII secretion protein EccCb, giving the protein MGRRIALLVATDGYADPGLNQLRAPGREADQLARLLEDPAVGRFDLVRVLLNRPKAEVEEAVEELLTDRAPDDLVLLYFACHGLANDADRLFFATVDTRLSRRNTTAIRASFVHDLLDECEAAAKIVLLDCCFSGLFTRDLTARAERRVDVEREVVGKGTFVLTSTTSLAYAYEGTRFTDNGEPASVFTAAVIEGLRTGAADADRDGVITPDELYGYVFDAVVAQLGEEQKPTKKGSCSGRVELAYATAAHHGRGGHGPVPGRDGLILADLLPPPVVTTDQGLRCEGWPGASRFEVPVGRIEHRGGARTVTADLAGRAGHAAVVGRTGSGKTTLLRTLLVATALTHTPDEAEFLLLEGGVNGLGVLRGLPHVRQVAAPHETDTVGAVLAGAQAVADARQSLFRSLDLESADDFRALRASRGLPPGRHADIFLVIDGWLDFALTRPALAHEIQRIANVGLYCGVHVMVSARQWDTLPGELLSVLETRYELALDDPGGSRYDPVLSATLSTGRGLADGRPFRIAAPRMVQDGGDREALGALGARITAEWAAPPPAEPQAVADPLKAETRLAALLGIAEPAAYDPGAAWQGARPHGFLRVPVGVTEDGGTVLLDLKDGAQGGAGPHGVCVGATGSGKSELMRTVVMALALTHPPEEISFALIDYKGAAAFAGFGRLPHTSALMTSLAEKPDLVTRMEQVLTGEMSRRQEMLRESSFATVGAYEQARWAGVPLPPLPRLLVVIDDYDELLTAWPSVGDVLRTLARAGRSVGIHLLMGAQRLGPPLRGDLIGAFGYRIALRAFSPADSAAVLGSSDAASLPPAPGSGYLLADGAPTRFRAAFASYTQPFTDVVGEPRPAEYELLAFRMAGVTSRAHRMWLPPLDAPASLAALLTTLPPGAPTLADPAAYGRLRAPVGQVDRPADHTIAALVADLSSRSGHLAVVGGPQSGKTTLVSTLLCSLALTHTPRQVRFLCLDFGGGDLGRLADLPHVGGTADRVDPERVVAVVEDAVRVWKAREERLSAQGGHRSPDDDRAAAGAAPGGADDPGDEAGTGDLLLVIDGWQVLRKEFEQLEEQVESLLRYGSGCGIHVVVTANGWRDIPRTLHEQFSTRYELRLTDPADSELGRSAAAMVPTFTPGRGITADAQHFRSALPRIDGAGTADGLGDALGALAEQVGKSAPGPAVRKVRVLPSLITLAELHTAAPPSRRFVPLGVAEGTLAPVGWDFTAEQHLLIYGAPGSGRTNALRVLARGITAAHPPDGAMIAVVDYRGALADAVEGPHLLSHAASRDVLKGQIGELCEVLRGRASDVRTLPRQATAAPRLPRPEAYVLVDDYDMVAPRGDDPFTPLAEFLPVARQIGLHLVVVRSAANAATWQSDALPRALSDAETGGILLSADRAHGPLFATARPRRFRQPGRAEVHTRGRSTTVQLAQVPPGPVGFVALRPAP; this is encoded by the coding sequence GTGGGTCGGCGGATCGCACTGCTGGTCGCGACTGACGGTTACGCCGACCCGGGCCTGAACCAGCTCAGGGCGCCGGGGCGGGAGGCCGACCAGCTCGCCCGGCTGCTGGAGGACCCGGCGGTCGGCCGCTTCGACCTGGTCCGGGTGCTGCTCAACCGGCCCAAGGCCGAGGTCGAGGAGGCCGTCGAGGAGCTGCTGACCGACCGCGCCCCCGACGACCTGGTGCTGCTCTACTTCGCCTGCCACGGCCTGGCCAACGACGCCGACCGGCTGTTCTTCGCGACCGTCGACACCCGGCTGTCGCGGCGCAACACCACCGCGATCCGCGCCTCGTTCGTGCACGACCTGCTCGACGAGTGCGAGGCGGCGGCGAAGATCGTCCTGCTCGACTGCTGCTTCAGCGGCCTGTTCACCCGGGACCTGACCGCGCGGGCCGAGCGCCGGGTGGACGTCGAGCGCGAGGTGGTCGGCAAGGGCACCTTCGTGCTGACCTCCACCACCAGCCTGGCGTACGCCTACGAGGGCACCCGCTTCACCGACAACGGCGAGCCCGCCTCGGTCTTCACCGCCGCCGTCATCGAGGGCCTGCGCACCGGCGCCGCCGACGCCGACCGGGACGGCGTGATCACCCCCGACGAGCTGTACGGCTACGTCTTCGACGCGGTCGTCGCCCAGCTCGGCGAGGAGCAGAAACCCACCAAGAAGGGCTCCTGCAGCGGCCGGGTGGAGCTGGCCTACGCCACCGCCGCCCACCACGGCCGCGGCGGGCACGGCCCCGTGCCGGGCCGCGACGGGTTGATCCTGGCCGACCTGCTGCCGCCGCCGGTGGTCACCACCGACCAGGGGCTGCGCTGCGAAGGCTGGCCCGGCGCGTCACGTTTCGAGGTGCCGGTCGGGCGGATCGAGCACCGCGGCGGCGCCCGGACGGTCACCGCCGACCTGGCGGGACGTGCGGGCCACGCCGCCGTCGTGGGCCGCACCGGCAGCGGCAAGACGACGCTGCTGCGCACCCTGCTGGTGGCCACCGCCTTGACCCATACCCCGGACGAGGCGGAATTCCTGCTGCTCGAAGGCGGTGTGAACGGCCTCGGAGTGCTGCGCGGCCTGCCCCATGTCCGGCAGGTCGCCGCGCCGCACGAGACCGACACCGTCGGGGCGGTGCTGGCCGGTGCGCAGGCCGTGGCCGACGCCCGGCAGAGTCTCTTCCGCAGCCTGGACCTGGAGTCCGCCGACGACTTCCGGGCGCTGCGGGCCTCCCGCGGGCTGCCGCCCGGCCGGCACGCCGACATCTTCCTGGTCATCGACGGGTGGCTCGATTTCGCCCTCACCCGCCCCGCCCTCGCCCATGAGATCCAGCGGATCGCCAATGTGGGGCTCTACTGCGGAGTGCACGTCATGGTCAGCGCCCGGCAGTGGGACACGCTGCCCGGCGAGCTGCTGAGCGTCCTGGAGACCCGGTACGAACTCGCCCTGGACGACCCCGGCGGCTCGCGCTACGACCCGGTGCTCTCCGCCACACTGTCCACCGGCCGCGGCCTGGCAGACGGCCGCCCCTTCCGGATCGCCGCGCCGCGGATGGTTCAGGACGGCGGCGACCGCGAGGCGCTCGGCGCGCTCGGCGCCCGGATCACCGCGGAATGGGCCGCCCCGCCGCCGGCCGAGCCGCAGGCCGTCGCCGACCCGCTGAAGGCGGAGACCCGGCTGGCCGCGCTCCTCGGCATTGCGGAGCCCGCCGCCTATGACCCCGGCGCGGCCTGGCAGGGCGCCCGCCCGCACGGCTTCCTGCGGGTGCCGGTCGGCGTCACGGAGGACGGCGGGACCGTGCTGCTCGACCTCAAGGACGGCGCCCAGGGCGGCGCCGGGCCGCACGGGGTGTGCGTGGGCGCCACCGGCTCCGGCAAGTCCGAGCTGATGCGTACCGTCGTCATGGCGCTGGCCCTCACCCACCCGCCGGAGGAGATCAGCTTCGCGCTGATCGACTACAAGGGCGCCGCCGCCTTCGCCGGTTTCGGCCGGCTCCCGCACACCTCGGCACTGATGACAAGCCTGGCGGAGAAGCCGGATCTCGTCACCCGGATGGAGCAGGTGCTGACCGGCGAGATGAGCCGCCGTCAGGAGATGCTGCGGGAGAGCAGCTTCGCCACCGTGGGGGCGTACGAGCAGGCGCGGTGGGCGGGGGTGCCGCTGCCGCCGCTGCCCAGGCTGCTGGTGGTCATCGACGACTACGACGAGCTGCTGACCGCCTGGCCGTCCGTGGGCGACGTCCTGCGCACGCTCGCCAGGGCCGGCCGCAGCGTGGGCATCCACCTGCTGATGGGCGCCCAGCGGCTGGGCCCGCCCCTGCGCGGCGACCTCATCGGCGCGTTCGGCTACCGGATCGCGCTGCGGGCCTTCTCACCGGCGGACAGCGCGGCCGTACTCGGCAGCTCCGACGCGGCCTCCCTGCCGCCCGCACCGGGTTCCGGCTATCTGCTGGCCGATGGAGCGCCGACCCGGTTCAGGGCCGCCTTCGCCTCGTACACCCAGCCGTTCACGGACGTCGTGGGCGAGCCGCGGCCCGCCGAGTACGAACTGCTGGCGTTCCGGATGGCCGGGGTCACCTCGCGCGCGCACCGGATGTGGCTGCCGCCGCTCGACGCCCCGGCCTCCCTCGCCGCGCTGCTCACCACGCTCCCGCCGGGCGCGCCGACACTGGCCGACCCGGCGGCGTACGGCCGGCTGCGGGCCCCGGTCGGGCAGGTCGACCGGCCCGCGGACCATACGATCGCCGCGCTGGTCGCCGACCTGTCCAGCCGCAGCGGACACCTGGCGGTGGTCGGCGGGCCGCAGTCGGGCAAGACCACGCTCGTCAGCACCCTGCTCTGCTCGCTCGCGCTGACCCACACCCCGCGGCAGGTCCGCTTTCTCTGCCTCGACTTCGGCGGCGGCGACCTGGGCCGTCTCGCGGACCTGCCGCATGTCGGCGGGACCGCCGACCGGGTGGACCCGGAGCGGGTGGTGGCCGTGGTGGAGGACGCGGTGCGGGTGTGGAAGGCCCGCGAGGAGCGCCTCTCGGCGCAGGGCGGCCACCGGTCGCCGGACGACGACCGCGCCGCCGCCGGCGCGGCACCGGGCGGCGCGGACGACCCGGGAGACGAGGCGGGGACCGGTGACCTCCTGCTGGTCATCGACGGATGGCAGGTGCTGCGCAAGGAGTTCGAGCAGCTGGAAGAGCAGGTGGAGAGCCTGCTGCGGTACGGGTCCGGCTGCGGCATCCACGTCGTCGTCACGGCGAACGGCTGGCGCGACATCCCGCGCACCCTGCACGAGCAGTTCAGCACCCGGTACGAGCTGCGGCTGACCGACCCCGCCGACTCCGAACTGGGCCGTTCCGCCGCGGCAATGGTCCCGACGTTCACCCCCGGCAGGGGCATCACCGCGGACGCCCAGCACTTCAGGAGCGCGCTGCCGCGCATCGACGGCGCCGGCACGGCCGACGGGCTCGGCGACGCGCTCGGCGCCCTGGCCGAGCAGGTGGGCAAGAGCGCGCCCGGCCCCGCCGTGCGCAAGGTGCGGGTGCTGCCCAGCCTGATCACGCTCGCCGAACTCCACACCGCGGCCCCGCCGTCCCGGCGGTTCGTCCCGCTGGGCGTCGCCGAGGGCACGCTCGCCCCGGTCGGCTGGGACTTCACCGCGGAGCAGCATCTGCTGATCTACGGCGCGCCGGGCTCGGGCCGGACCAACGCGCTGCGAGTGCTGGCCCGCGGCATCACGGCGGCCCACCCGCCCGACGGCGCCATGATCGCCGTGGTGGATTACCGCGGGGCGCTCGCCGACGCGGTGGAAGGACCCCACCTGCTCAGTCACGCCGCCTCGCGCGACGTCCTCAAGGGGCAGATCGGCGAGCTGTGCGAGGTCCTGCGCGGGCGGGCCTCCGATGTGCGGACCCTGCCGCGCCAGGCGACCGCCGCGCCCCGGCTGCCGAGGCCCGAGGCGTACGTCCTGGTGGACGACTACGACATGGTGGCGCCGCGGGGCGACGACCCGTTCACCCCGCTGGCCGAATTCCTGCCGGTGGCCCGGCAGATCGGCCTGCACCTGGTGGTGGTCCGCAGCGCGGCCAATGCGGCGACATGGCAGTCCGACGCCTTGCCGCGGGCACTGAGCGACGCGGAGACCGGCGGCATCCTGCTGTCCGCCGACCGCGCCCACGGGCCGCTGTTCGCCACCGCCCGGCCGCGGCGCTTCCGCCAGCCGGGCCGGGCCGAAGTGCACACGCGCGGCCGGAGCACCACCGTCCAGCTCGCCCAGGTGCCGCCGGGACCCGTGGGGTTCGTGGCGCTGCGACCCGCGCCCTGA
- a CDS encoding nuclear transport factor 2 family protein: protein MDHDQELAEFARQWTEAERLGDVAALDALLTEDFTAVGPQGFVLDKKQWIDRYASGALIHDAFTWEEVTVRRHGRAAVAVGVQGQQSIYDGRDVDGHFRVTQMIVADGADWRLAALHLSPTGVRPEPEA from the coding sequence ATGGACCACGACCAGGAGCTGGCCGAGTTCGCGCGGCAATGGACCGAGGCCGAGCGGCTGGGCGACGTGGCCGCGCTGGACGCCCTGCTCACCGAGGACTTCACGGCGGTGGGTCCGCAGGGCTTCGTCCTGGACAAGAAGCAGTGGATCGACCGCTATGCCTCGGGCGCGCTCATACACGACGCCTTCACCTGGGAAGAGGTGACGGTCCGCAGGCACGGGCGCGCGGCGGTCGCGGTGGGCGTACAGGGCCAGCAGAGCATCTACGACGGGCGGGACGTCGACGGCCACTTCCGCGTCACCCAGATGATCGTCGCGGACGGCGCGGACTGGAGGCTCGCGGCCCTGCACCTCAGCCCGACCGGCGTACGGCCGGAGCCGGAGGCGTAG
- a CDS encoding L,D-transpeptidase family protein: protein MTATTSDAHADRRPGPATSPDADGLRSDDAEDQSRNRHRRPRRRKRRVMALAAVGVAGLAVVGAGYTVVTRHAGAAAADTAGRHTVGGPAGTAALAPGAAAAAASPTAAPDGSVAMITGLGPKTRAAIPAATRQVLVASGKAKNSPDTVVTLWTRTGNGRWQPGAAWAAHNALHGWTASHHASDLHSPIGVFTLSDAGGFDPDPGTKLPYHHSAAFQAGGVGFDGEPLDEAFDYVIAIDYNRVPGTSPLDGTQPLGANRGGGIWVHVDHGGPTHGCVSISAAHMVDLLHTLLPADHPVIVMGDRGSLAT, encoded by the coding sequence ATGACTGCCACAACCTCCGACGCACACGCCGACCGCCGGCCCGGACCCGCGACCAGTCCGGACGCCGACGGCCTGCGCAGCGACGACGCCGAAGACCAGAGCCGCAACCGGCACCGCCGGCCCCGCCGCCGCAAGCGGCGTGTGATGGCCCTGGCGGCCGTCGGCGTGGCCGGACTCGCCGTGGTGGGCGCCGGCTACACGGTCGTCACCCGGCACGCCGGCGCCGCGGCTGCCGACACCGCGGGCCGCCACACCGTCGGCGGACCGGCCGGTACCGCCGCCCTGGCGCCCGGCGCGGCAGCGGCGGCCGCCAGTCCGACGGCCGCCCCCGACGGCTCGGTGGCGATGATCACCGGCCTCGGTCCCAAGACCCGCGCGGCGATCCCGGCCGCCACCCGCCAGGTGCTGGTCGCCTCGGGCAAGGCGAAGAATTCCCCCGACACCGTCGTCACCCTGTGGACCAGGACCGGCAACGGCCGCTGGCAGCCCGGCGCGGCATGGGCCGCGCACAACGCCCTGCACGGCTGGACCGCCAGCCACCACGCGAGCGACCTGCACAGCCCGATCGGGGTGTTCACCCTCAGCGACGCGGGCGGCTTCGACCCCGACCCGGGCACGAAGCTGCCGTACCACCACTCCGCGGCCTTCCAGGCGGGCGGCGTCGGCTTCGACGGCGAACCGCTCGACGAGGCCTTCGACTACGTCATCGCGATCGACTACAACCGCGTCCCGGGCACGTCGCCGCTGGACGGCACACAGCCGCTGGGCGCCAACCGCGGCGGCGGCATCTGGGTCCACGTCGACCACGGCGGCCCCACCCACGGCTGCGTCAGCATCTCGGCCGCCCACATGGTCGACCTGCTGCACACCCTGCTGCCCGCCGACCACCCGGTGATCGTCATGGGCGACCGCGGCTCGCTGGCGACGTAG
- a CDS encoding alpha/beta fold hydrolase: MATYILVPGADGTAWYWHLVVPRLRDRGHTVVTVDLPTDDSAGLDAFADAIVAAVRAQAPRADRPVVLVAQSLGGFSAPLICDRVPVDRIVLVNAMVPRPGETAGEWWGNTGQAAARSAYAEATGRGADAEFDLRADFFHDVPPEVAEEALAAPQSGPPSAVFAQPWPLAGWPRVPTRFLQGRDDRFFPLPFQRDVVRERLGMDVEVLPGGHLLALGHPHELAAELLKEA, translated from the coding sequence GTGGCGACGTACATCCTCGTCCCGGGCGCCGACGGCACCGCCTGGTACTGGCACCTGGTCGTGCCGCGGTTGCGCGACCGCGGGCACACGGTGGTCACCGTCGACCTGCCGACCGACGACTCCGCGGGGCTCGACGCGTTCGCGGACGCGATCGTCGCCGCCGTCCGGGCCCAGGCGCCCCGCGCCGACCGGCCCGTCGTCCTGGTCGCCCAGTCGCTCGGCGGCTTCTCCGCCCCGCTGATCTGCGACCGCGTCCCGGTCGACCGCATCGTGCTGGTCAACGCGATGGTGCCGCGGCCCGGTGAGACCGCGGGGGAGTGGTGGGGCAACACCGGACAGGCCGCGGCCAGATCCGCGTACGCGGAGGCGACCGGCCGCGGCGCGGACGCCGAGTTCGACCTGCGTGCCGACTTCTTCCACGACGTGCCGCCCGAGGTGGCCGAGGAGGCGCTGGCGGCCCCGCAGTCCGGGCCGCCGTCCGCCGTCTTCGCCCAGCCCTGGCCGCTCGCGGGCTGGCCGCGGGTGCCCACCCGGTTCCTTCAGGGCCGCGACGACCGCTTCTTCCCGCTGCCATTCCAGCGGGACGTCGTACGCGAACGGCTCGGCATGGACGTCGAGGTGCTGCCCGGCGGACATCTGCTCGCCCTCGGGCACCCGCACGAACTCGCAGCCGAGCTGCTGAAGGAGGCGTGA